ATTTTGTACACTGCCGCATCTGCCTGGTTGCTCTATGGCAATGTCGCCATGGTGTCATTCTTACACAGCCTCCAAGATCTCTCcagttttttcctttttttaaacatatctaggAAATACATGGGGGAGGGTAATCGAGGACCTTGGGACTTATATCAGTCACTCCATATCACACCAACTAAAAACCCTTGGGACATACTCGGACGGGCATGTGATCTGTGCATTTTCTCTCCTTTGCTGTAATATTAAATTGATGAGCTTGTTTCTTTAATATATTTGTCGAACTTGTCATCTCTTTTTTGTTAGGATGATGCTTCGTGCTCTTCGAGCAATGTTCTTCGACGAAAGCATTCTCAAGGCTGTTTCTCGGCGACACACGTGTTTGGTGGCTTCGTCTATGCAGCCTCATATGCTTGCACGCCATGAATCAACATCTGCTGCCCGCATAGAAGAGCATGGTTTTGAAAGCACCACAATTTCTGATATTCTGACTGCTAAAGGGGAAAACGCAAATGGGTCCTGGCTTTGGTGCAAGACAGATGACACTGTTTATGATGCCGTGAAGTCTGTATGCATTTTTGCTCTTTAATTCTATGTTTGTTCATGGTCAATAGACATCATATATCTTTATACACTTATCACTTTGATTTTAAGTACTTCCTTTGCCTCAGTGGCCATAATTTGATGTGAGACACCCTGAATCACATGCATTGCAGATGACACAACACAATGTAGGAGCTTTATTGGTTGTCAAATCTGGGGAGCATAAGTCAATTGCTGGAATTGTCACAGAAAGAGGTAGATGCACTTCCTTCTAAACTGATTTCTGATGCCTCCCACTTTTGACTTGAATTAACTCACACAAAAATGATAGTCGTTTTAAAATTTACCTGCTTTTGATATCTGTAACCATATCTTCGACCTAAGTGTGTATGCTCGTTTAGCATGAGTATATATGTGGACACACACAAGTACATATGTGTATTTTTATGtatgtatttatatatgtattacCAGGTTCAGATTGATTGGTCATTGATTTTTCTCCTATCTTGCGAATATTGAGCACTATCATTTCCAGGTTGCCAGATGTATATTGGTCAGTAAATAGGCAATTTCTATCTGTTAATTGTACTCATATAatctataaataataaattgctTTGCACACACTATCAAtttatatattcatatatattatttaatttgttattttCAGTGTTCGAAAAAGATAGGCGGTATGCGGGTGGCTACATACCCCCTAGCGCCTAGTCGCCTAGAcggttttttaaattaatttttgtaatatttagtaacattatatattaatatatttaaattttattttatttttatttttggaaattaCATCATTGTTTGATATATGTGTGGAGAATAtaactaataaaaaaataagatgaTTTTTTTAGGATATTAAATCAttgtttaaattaattcaatatcATCATTGCGATTCTCCTCTTCTTCACGTGCAAAATCATGCTTGTGAAGTTTTCTCACTCGCAGATGAAGTTTGATGAGTTGAGACAAGCCAACAAATCACATTTTTTGTTGGTCTTTGGTTTTGGAGCTATAAAAAAATTACCTTTcctttttttaattgaattttaaattcaaattaaaagacaaaaacactttaaaaaaaaccgaaaaaacaaaaataaaaataaaaataaaagcccTAACCGCCTAGGCTGGCTGACTAATCCTCGGCGGCCGCGTAGCCTGATTTTTAGAACTGTGGTTAGCTGCCTGACTAATCCTCGGCGGTCGTCTAGGCCGATTTTTAGATCAATGGTTGTTTTTCTAACCTCGTGTGTACATTTTACTAATATAAACTTTATTCTGTAAACTAAAATCCATGAattaatgaatatattataaattatctttaatttcaaaataaaataattaaaaaacaatCGCTGCTTGATCATGTCCTTGTAataatttcaataataaaaacTGTTTTTTGAGCATGACTCTAAAAGGTAAACGAGcactttttttttgtttccgaacaaaatattttttatttttaagtagACACCTATTTTCTTTCATCAAGAAACAAAAGAAACAGTTGTGCGATAAGAAAAAAACCAGAAACATAGACAAAAAATAGACACTTTTGCTCTCAAACAGAACCTTAAGgccatttttaatttttacccACATTTCACCACCTCTTCCACTGGATTAAACTAGTTTACTGAAAAGTTGATTGCATACGAAGAATTTGAATCTGGTTATCATAAGCTATTTTTTCTAACCTTTTCCATTGTTGTGATTTGCGATTTGCTGTTATCTCCGTGTCCCATTTGTTGATGTTTGTTACCCTCGGACCAGATTATCTGAGGAAAATGATTGTACAGGGAAGATCATCCAAAACAACTAAGGTTGGAGACATCATGACTGAAGAGGTATATCTGTAATGAGTTTCATACTTTCATTCAATTTTCATGTGATCATATGGGCTCATGGGCATGATCGATTGTCATTTGAATGTGAATTTTGTAAATTCCATAACCTTTTAACGTGCCTTTTTCAGAACAAGCTTATTACGGTAACACCAGATACCAAAGTCCTGAAGGCAATGGAACTCATGACCAGTAAAAACTTGATTTTTTTCACGTGAAAATTTATTAAGTATGTAAAGTGTTTCATCACCTTTTGGTATTCTTGATTGGCAGATAATCGGATCAGGCACATTCCAGTGGTTAATGAGAGTGGAATGATTGGTATGGTGTCGATTGGAGATGTGGTTCGTGCTGTGGTGGGCGAGCATCGTGATGAATTGAATCGCTTGAATGAATTTATAAAAGGTGGTTACTAGATGATGATGATAAGTGGTCGATGTTAAATTTCGAGTCTTGTAAATATATCATGATGCGTCCCATCTCTAGGATGATTAGAGATGAAGTCTGTTAATAAGATCAGCAAGAATAAAGTACTCGAAAGCTACTTGACTTTGTGTGTTTGTTGTCCAGCTTGGGTCTTTTGGACCTGGAATGCTTTAATTTGAGAAGGGTTTTCAGGGAAAAGAATTATAATGCTCTAGCGTTCCGAAATTGAAAATAATCCAAGAACCCTCCCCTTCTTCAAACTCCGATTCGTATTTGGGTTCAagagggttcctagatgggttgggcAAGGTTTTTCAGGGAAAAGAATTATAATGAGAGTAATATGAGAACCTCTTGCTTGCGGGTAGTTGGTAGATTTGATTTAATGTATCTATAGTTGTTTTTTGATATAACAATGGGGTGGGGTTTTTGTTTTAGCATCAGATCGAACACCACTACGGTGTTGGCTTCTATGCTTTGATTGGTTACGTTTTTAGTTgctaatgttttttttttttaaaaaaatatataactataatttttctttttattttatatttcctCTATTTGAACACATGTATCAATTTAtattaagaaaatgattttttggaaaATTGTAAGTCATACTACTTATAAACATTTtgataaagaaaatgtttaCACATGCCTAGATATCCTTCAAGGACGGAACTAGTAATTTTCACTGGGAAGGGCATGATGAGTCAATGAATTGAAGCCCACGAATAACAACGCCAAATTACGAGGGGCAAACTCGGGCTGTCCCCCGGATTTCTACATCCATGTCGTTCTTCATACGGAGGTTTTGGCACAATTGGCTCCTATCTAATGTTGCCCGAGCTCAGAAACATTCGATCACATATTTTTATGGGACTTATTGCAAGTCGCTATTGGTCTTTCTTTGCTCCGATTTTTGAGATAATGTTGTATGATTTTCTTGCAATCAAGAtacaacaaatatttaaaatttttaaagaatttttagtTTTGACAATCAAAACCGGACTTTATTGCGTATATCTATACCTATTATGTTTAGAAGATTTACCTTTCGTGATCTAATCACGTGGCTCTAACTGTTCTAGTGTTTAGGAGGATAACCTCCccaaatacaaaaaatatatacgTGTTTTGAGTGCGTGGAGAAAGAGAGACACAATAAGCATCTCTTTTCAACTTCCATGAATTCACGCCTTTCATCATACTTAGGTTTTTATGGTAAATGAATTCAAGCATAAACAAATTAAGGTTACACCTGAACGAGTTCTCTACCAAATTTCATCCTTTATTCGTCTAGCTTATGCGGTCGCATCCGATCTACTCACTGACTTAGATGTATTGGAGCTGCTGGATATTTTTTTTCTCGGGTTTCTTGGTGGGTGTGTTTTAAGACTCGCACAGTATGTTAGCTGAAGCACATGTAGCTACAATAATTTTGCTCTCATTTAGATATGagttacataaataaataaaaaaactattTGTTAgcatcaaaaataaatttagaaaGGGGTGattaaatttatctcaagtttTTTCGGTTGGGTTAGGAACATTGAAAAATTTGTTCTTGTCAGTTGGGTTCTCAGTAAGTCAATCAGCGTGAACTTGTGTGGAAGTAGGCTTACTGAAACTGGTTGAACAAATAATTTATCAAGAAGGCCAATAAGGAAGGTGACTGAAAAGTAAATAAACACAAGGTTGTTTTTGGATGTTTGGATATTCCAAAATTCCCATGTCACCCATACTTCTTGCGGAATGTTTGCACTAAAAGATTTTAGTAATTACAAGTAATTTGAAATCACCCAATTTAGTAGACTTAATAATGTCTAACTGAAACTGTAAGTAAAAACTTCAATCTAGATATTTTGAGCAGTAAGACTTCTCACTCTCAATTACTCAAATTTCTCAGAGAAATTCTAGACACAAATTTGACTCTCAAAATGATCAGATAATGATTTATCAGTATGTGGTGACTATTTCAGTTTGGCTCTCGGAAAGATATTTACTGAGAAAATCTGTTTTATTTGATAATCAAAAAGTGTAACTGTCTAACATAGAGCTTGTTCAATTAATCTATTTATAGCTTCAATCTacaaacataataaaaccacatgcttTTTTTAAAGTagatcatacatacttaaacttgaacgtacatacataaacttagacgtgccattgtttcataaacatacttgcatcatacatacttgagcatacataaacatcatcattttgcgtagagatatgtttcaaagcaagtgactcatacataaatgcgtctgatcagactaaaccacagtactgggttggcagggatgtccactaccacatacatgagatcccccagtcatgctttaccgggtggattggtccctggtcatactttactgctttccaatcctgatctaaacacggtcatgctttaccggggtggagaggtccccgacCATGTTCagcggcttccaaacccgttcatatttggtcacaagacaattagcatattCACTCGGTTGTGCTCGaaaatcttcaaaaaaaaaacacattttttacaaagtttgagcagtcatacgaaaatgatcataactcactcatttctttttcgaaaattacgaatttattgtcagaTCGAAGATATCGAAAATTACtgcgttttatatgttgaaagttttttcaGAAAACCGATCAAAAATTCGCAGGATTCGAAATGACATCAGAttcggtttttgagatctaaaaactttCAAAAATCGTTCCATACGTTTTTGCTCAAACCtttgcatgaaactttaaagtAATAATGAAATAAACTCTAACCATggaataattatgcattaaatgaataaaaaatcattaaacacgtattttaaaataaaaccctagattgcatgcattcaggttacgcaGTTTAAATTTCCTGGAACTTACATGGAGATGGATGCAGTGTCAATCTCTATGGTTGTAAAAATGAAAAGACGGGAATATGAGTTTCCAGTGAAAGAGGATGATGATCCTTTGGTAGGTTTTGACAGTGTAGAAACTTTCACTAGTGGTAAGCTGGACAGTGAGGCGTCAATACAAGAGGTGAGCACTCAAGACGCAATGCCAAAAAGTCAAGAGGTTGAGATAACTATAGTGGAAACTCCAGCCAGAGTTTCATCAACTCATGCTGTTGATAGTCCCTCTACGGAACCATTTGCCACCACTTAAGTTGTTCCCAACCAAACCAGCCAAATGTCAATATCCCAACGTTTTAACAATTGTTTGGGTATTCAGACAATCCATCCGCGGACCCACTCCTCTAAAATATACAAGTTGGCGGATCAGCCTATGCATCCCCTACTCCATCTCATATCTAGAATCTACTAGAAATTCCATTCACGTCTGTGAATGATGTGATAAAATCTTTGTCTCGGTTTGACTTTGAACGGGTTCAACTGGAGCCCGAACCATTGGAGAAAATGGATGGGCTATAGCCAGAAGCAGAAGTTCTCACTTTTCCAATCATCACTCAAGCCGATGAAAAAATAACACGTGGATGATGATTTTTCTCCTAAAAAACTAACTGGTGGATAACTTGTAATTCAGACTGCTTCTTCAGAGCCACAACTAATACTTCCTGATTAACTCAAGCCGCTTCTTCTTCATCTCCTCACACTTTATTCGAGACAGATGactgaccgacgatttcggttgggaataaatctaataagcggactaggtcaagtaatagtatttggagatgagtccaggtatcgtacccacagagatcgatgtttaattactagaatatgaattatttttcctaattcaagctaataaaattcaaataatgggagataaattaattaaaactaaataacacgatttaaataaattaactaaagcaaaactaatccaaactattaatttagacgaaaattcaaattatttaaaaacgactaaggcgcacaacggtaccgagacaatttataatctacgtgtcaaattcatattcaataaattaattatttaattcacgacggaattcccaaaattatttattaaacgattcctcgaattaataaacctaattaaatctaacagtccaattatttctaactgaatttaattagattcaaccgcattagattgctgtgaaatttcagtttttcaacctaaagtcgcacactaaaatcgaatactatttctagtcaatttaaccatgtgttgattgatgtgtgaagcaaatattaatctatcgccttccggttttagattaaccaacaaatattctatttaattggccagattaaaagaacacgtgataaacgacatcaatcaatgaataaaataaataatctaattgaattaaactcaaaacatcaaaaataatatgtctcgaccctatcatggccttagtctataaaaatctactccataaacttaaaataaaattcaaaagcaGTGTTTAAAGTCAATGGAGAAAACATAGTTAAGAAGGAATGAAAGAGATTCTTGTAATTTGTAGCATGTGTGAGGAATTCCTCCTGCTTCTGCTCTTCTTCCGCGCTGGTGCTACTTCACAGTAGCTTTTTGTTCTGATCTTCCTCTCCTTCCTTCCGTCTTCAGTGCTTCTGCTCTCTTTCTTTCACTATGTGTTACGGCGCAGCCCCTTGTACGCTTCTTTTATCCTCCTCCATGGGCCTCTTTCTCCAAATCTTTTTAAAGGCACATCTCAAATAAAAAGAAGTGTAGATAAGATCTTTATCAATATTTACatagatttttcaagatttcaatatcatcaaggaataaaaaatattttatttccttttttttatattttttctttgaagtcttgtaaattcatcttttattccaaatttaatcatttttctcttttattcaaatctacaattattattcaattaagcacataattagggataaaaaatattagataagggcaaatattattaaatcaaatccctaaaatcttttcaagatttggccttatcaatcCCCCCACACTTAGCCTTTGTTCGTTCTCGAGCAaatcaaaagaataaaaatattatgaaggaatattcaatgattcaccacacaaaatgacacaatcaacacttttcaaCATACCAAATTCCGTCACactcaatcaaaagatcacactttgaaaatcgtaaaattcactttcgttgcaactttaaaactcaagcattcactagaaaagatcaagataatgagacgtgtgtagtgtggaagtcaaaactcatattccTCAAAGGTGTTTTAGTTCAAGGAATGCTtatattttctgatttttttttcatataaagaaactctccataaacttatttttcatatctttctccactaaatgttggaggaatatgacccggtcaataggtcttttaagcttataacgttaggccacggctcacggctacaataaaggtagggaattcaaaaagagagaaaataaacaaGTTAATCATATAGCGCACTCTTTCATCTCTTATCTTCCTTCCCTTATGGAATTTCATCATTCATTCACCTAACTTTTTCATCTTCCTTGTACTTTCATTCATATTCCCCCATATTTTTTTCGATCTTCAACAACATTCCCTTTTAGGTTTTTTCAATCACCACATCATACAACGTTCAATCCtcctttttttataattatatatatcttttcatcaactcctttctcattcttcatgaatttttttttcgaactcctccaatttttcttatcaatCAGCACACGagagttattgaaaattttaaagcgctaaaaggggtttatttctctcaaaattaaggtaGATGAATATTGTATATGCTAAAATTGggtagttgatgtgggattttgaaggaatacgaatggtggctaattgtatgtctttgacacactccattcgatttATTAGGCTCAAAAGGGATACTAGGGATATAAATGATGCATTGGGTAGGCtcgaaaggctcaaacggtccaaagatcgcctaaatcatcccttAGTCATTCTCCTCCGTATCTTGGCCTCGAAAGATAATCAGACAAGTTCtagattgtttcttttctttctatttttttttcattttttttatgagCTCGCCTTTTACCAATTCACGATTAATTCATATAAGTATGACCTAAATGTGCATAGATTATGTCTCAAAATATGATACAAAACTAGTTTGTGCTCAAATCCTTCGGGTACAACTACAgatcatctcaatcaattctaggTGTGATGTAATTTCTTGAGTGTTCAAAAATCTAGAAAGTCAATTAGTGTATCATGTAATCACTAGTGTGGTTTCTCAAagaataaccaaaaaaaaaaatttcatgctcGAGGATTAATCATTGAAGCGTATGCTAAGTGTTGTTTAATAATTCTCCCCACACTTTAGATTTACACTGCCCTCAGTGTCATGCCATTCAAAAAGAATATAAAAGTTGGATGCAGAATAGCAAGAGAACACTTCCCTGACAGTGTTGCTTTAAATTCCATGGACTGTTACATGGGGATGGTAGAATTCCTCAGTGctggaaattttttatttcaacagtttagcTTTTCCAGAATCTAAATCATATTCCTTCATTCCAATATTCcctacacacaccaaaatcacAGAGAATTAACCTAATagagtaaaaaataaaaaaataaaatgaaacgaaataaaataaatcactgggttgcctcccagcaagcGCTAAATTTCTTGTCTATAGCTAGACAACTCCCTTTATGGATTATGTTGGATCGTGCAAAGGAGTACTCGGCTCCTCTTGCTCCACAATTCCTTCATGAAAAATTTTCAGTCGATGTCCATTCACCTTAAAGGGATTTCCAGATTCTCCACGGATTTCTACAACACCAAAGGGAAAAACTTCAGTAACAGTAAAAGGCCCGGACCATTTGGAACGAAGTTTACCTGGCATGAGTTTCAAACGAGAGTTATAAAGAAGAACTTTTTGTCCAGACTCAAATTCCCTGTGCACAATCCTTGCATCATGCCACTTCTTTGTCTTTTCCTTGTAGATTTTTGCATTCTCATATGCATCAGGACGAAATTCCTCCAGCTCATTGAGTTGTAGAAGACGCTGATAACCTGTAGCTTGCACATCAAAGTTCAAAAATTTAGTAGCCCATAATGCCCTATGCTCTAATTCAACAGGAAGGTGACAAGCTTTTCCATAGACCAAACGAAAAGGGGAAGTTCCTATAGGGGTTTTGAATGCTGTTCTATATGCCCACAACGCATCATCCAATTTACTAGCACATTCCTTCCTCGAAGATCCAACGGTCTTCTCAAGAATTTTCTTAATCTCCCTATTTGACACTTCTACTTGACCactagtttgaggatgataaggtgtTGCCACCTTGTGCGTGACCCCATATTTAGCCAAAAGAGATTCAAAATTGCGATTACAAAAATGTGTTCCCCCATCGCTAATAATGGCTCTAGGTGTGCCAAatcttgcaaaaatatttttctttaaaaattggaTCACAACCTTAGAGTCATTGGTTCTACAAGCACTTGCTTCCACCCACTTGGATATGTAATCCACagccaccaaaatatatttatttcctaAGGAATCTGGAAATGGCCCCATGAAATCAATTCCCCACACATCAAACAATTCACAGACTAAAGTATTATTCAATGGCATTTCGTGTCTCCTTGAAATATTACCAACACGTTGGCATTCATTGCAATTCAAAACATAAGTGTGTGCATCCTTGAACAGTGTAGGCCAGTAGAATCCAGCTTGAAGGATTTTTGTGGCCGTTTTACTTGCCCCAAAATGTCCTCCAGTTGGACCACTATGACAATGAGAAAGTATAGAACTTACCTCTTCCGCTGGAATACACCTACGAATAATGCCATCTGCACAAATTCTAAACAAAAGAGGATCTTCCCaaagataatattttaaatctgaAAAGAACTTCTTTTTCTGCTGATATGTAAGATGAGAAGGAATAAATTTGCATGACAAATAATTGACAAAATCAGCATACCATGGTAAATTAGAGATGCCATAAAGTTTCTTGTCAGGGAATTCATCTCTAATTACATACTTACCTTCCTTGGGCTTCTCCAATCTCGATAGATGATCAGCAACTTGGTTTTCAGTCCCCTTGCGATCCACGATCTCTATGTCAAATTCTTGCAATAGAAGGATCCATCTTATCAATCTTGGCTTGGCATCCTTCTTGTTTAAGAGATACTTCAAAGCTGAATGATCCGTGTGGACTATCACTTTACTCCCTACAAGGTATGGCCGAAACTTGTCCAAAGAAAAAACAACAGCCAGCAACTCTTTTTCTGTGGTGGAGTAGTTCAATTGAGCTCCTGAAAGTGTCATGCTTGCATAGTAGATTACATGCAAGAATTTGTCCCTCTTTTGCCCCAAAACAGCCCCTAAAGCAATATCACTTGCGTCACACATGAGTTCAAATGGTAAATGCCAATCTGGTGCAACAATGATCGG
The Primulina tabacum isolate GXHZ01 chromosome 9, ASM2559414v2, whole genome shotgun sequence DNA segment above includes these coding regions:
- the LOC142555098 gene encoding CBS domain-containing protein CBSX3, mitochondrial-like, translated to MMLRALRAMFFDESILKAVSRRHTCLVASSMQPHMLARHESTSAARIEEHGFESTTISDILTAKGENANGSWLWCKTDDTVYDAVKSMTQHNVGALLVVKSGEHKSIAGIVTERDYLRKMIVQGRSSKTTKVGDIMTEENKLITVTPDTKVLKAMELMTNNRIRHIPVVNESGMIGMVSIGDVVRAVVGEHRDELNRLNEFIKGGY